The proteins below are encoded in one region of Panulirus ornatus isolate Po-2019 chromosome 31, ASM3632096v1, whole genome shotgun sequence:
- the LOC139758828 gene encoding uncharacterized protein isoform X1 — translation MRLHSSKSFIMDDSLTETMDADPPKVTSAENCNTKGDEVSSMEEDTSRTDAPQDHHAISDKDNRLKDFEVEGKQDCEKNNRMVNESDVESVEVPSSSETGLESEKSSNTVVSVIENEVHNAVTNGEGDKSNVNIETCDLSVSQSEDENQIDPLLSTESVLTQNQGSKENENEVENWVSKEKEVENQKNKENQGNEKYQRNKGEASKDHDNGSAGSSRDTDIQSLEQHPENNDGTDMLEKETGDNTKSTCSDSGNGVEDANVSSENMDNEECDVMEVEVEQGNGKKSSSLEKDSDDPESKDEEDIVELPVYRKPAEVVDLAIEDEGDSRDTNKPSDKNSSSEESNTEGNGRRIKLRSLASLVDTRSEEPSNVLGPMSHPETPAIGEIVEHGVIIGSDEMGGLQLRISNVVGGEDCITGLSLDEDRDSFSNIQISSVTTLMDPMSPEDPNLGKDGSTSKPGENEHLEKGSSDTQTASESEVIDADKTFGSSESQKGTSEIADGEVNTVSSENLSVQDSEAKNAEKSSESRGPKIRLSSAVSEVAKDTGTNDEATCPPKCVYHVLRSILTVNRECVMCGKVCILLLLLLLLLLLLLLLLLLLLILLSYNPRTPFVGLLQL, via the exons ATGAG ACTTCATTCCTCAAAGAGTTTTATCATGGATGATAGCCTGACAGAGACCATGGATGCAGATCCTCCAAAAGTAACATCCGCTGAAAATTGTAACACAAAAGGGGATGAAGTGAGTAGCATGGAGGAGGACACCTCAAGAACAGATGCCCCACAGGACCATCATGCCATAAGTGACAAGGATAATAGATTAAAAGATTTTGAAGTGGAGGGTAAACAAGATTGTGAAAAAAATAACAGGATGGTGAATGAAAGTGATGTTGAAAGCGTAGAAGTCCCAAGTAGTTCTGAGACTGGTTTAGAAAGTGAAAAGTCAAGCAATACAGTGGTTTCTGTAATAGAAAATGAAGTACATAATGCTGTAACGAATGGAGAAGGTGATAAGAGTAATGTGAACATAGAAACATGTGATTTATCTGTTAGTCAAAGTGAGGATGAAAATCAGATTGATCCCTTGTTAAGTACAGAAAGTGTTTTAACACAGAATCagggaagtaaagaaaatgaaaatgaagttgAGAATTGGgtaagtaaagaaaaagaagttgaaaatcagaaaaataaagagaaccagggaaatgaaaaatatcaGAGAAATAAAGGTGAAGCTAGTAAAGATCATGATAATGGTTCAGCAGGCTCTTCCAGAGACACTGATATTCAGTCACTTGAGCAGCATCCAGAAAATAATGATGGCACTGATATGCTAGAAAAAGAAACTGGTGATAATACTAAATCTACCTGTAGTGATTCTGGTAATGGTGTTGAAGATGCTAATGTGTCATCAGAGAACATGGACAATGAGGAATGTGATgtaatggaagtggaagtggagcaAGGAAATGGAAAGAAGAGCAGCTCACTAGAAAAAGATTCTGATGATCCTGAAAGTAAGGATGAGGAAGATATTGTCGAACTTCCAGTGTATAGAAAGCCAGCAGAAGTTGTGGATTTAGCCATTGAAGATGAAGGGGACAGCAGAGATACGAATAAGCCTTCCGATAAGAATAGTAGCAGTGAAGAATCTAACACAGAAGGAAATGGTAGAAGAATTAAGTTAAGATCTTTGGCTTCTTTAGTTGATACGCGAAGCGAAGAACCGTCAAATGTTTTGGGTCCTATGTCCCATCCTGAAACTCCAGCAATAGGAGAAATAGTTGAACATGGTGTAATTATTGGATCTGATGAGATGGGAGGTCTGCAGTTGCGAATCTCAAATGTAGTTGGAGGAGAGGACTGTATCACTGGACTCTCACTTGATGAAGATAGGGATTCTTTCTCCAATATCCAAATCTCATCAGTGACAACACTTATGGATCCCATGAGTCCAGAGGATCCAAATCTAGGTAAAGATGGTAGCACCTCAAAACCAGGGGAAAATGAGCATCTTGAAAAGGGAAGTTCTGACACACAGACAGCATCTGAGTCTGAAGTAATTGATGCTGATAAGACTTTTGGTTCCAGTGAGTCTCAGAAAGGCACATCAGAGATTGCAGATGGTGAAGTGAACACTGTGTCATCTGAAAATCTGTCGGTGCAAGATTCCGAGGCAAAAAATGCTGAAAAGTCTTCTGAGTCACGTGGCCCGAAAATTCGTCTTAGCAGTGCTGTCTCG GAGGTAGCAAAGGATACTGGGACCAATGATGAGGCAACCTGCCCTCCTAAGTGTGTGTATCATGTTCTTCGGAGTATATTAACAGTGAATAGGGAGTgtgtcatgtgtggcaaggtatgtatattattattattattattattattattattattattattattattattattattattattaatactattatcatacaaccccaggaccccatttgtggggcttctgcagctttga
- the LOC139758828 gene encoding uncharacterized protein isoform X2, which translates to MDDSLTETMDADPPKVTSAENCNTKGDEVSSMEEDTSRTDAPQDHHAISDKDNRLKDFEVEGKQDCEKNNRMVNESDVESVEVPSSSETGLESEKSSNTVVSVIENEVHNAVTNGEGDKSNVNIETCDLSVSQSEDENQIDPLLSTESVLTQNQGSKENENEVENWVSKEKEVENQKNKENQGNEKYQRNKGEASKDHDNGSAGSSRDTDIQSLEQHPENNDGTDMLEKETGDNTKSTCSDSGNGVEDANVSSENMDNEECDVMEVEVEQGNGKKSSSLEKDSDDPESKDEEDIVELPVYRKPAEVVDLAIEDEGDSRDTNKPSDKNSSSEESNTEGNGRRIKLRSLASLVDTRSEEPSNVLGPMSHPETPAIGEIVEHGVIIGSDEMGGLQLRISNVVGGEDCITGLSLDEDRDSFSNIQISSVTTLMDPMSPEDPNLGKDGSTSKPGENEHLEKGSSDTQTASESEVIDADKTFGSSESQKGTSEIADGEVNTVSSENLSVQDSEAKNAEKSSESRGPKIRLSSAVSEVAKDTGTNDEATCPPKCVYHVLRSILTVNRECVMCGKVCILLLLLLLLLLLLLLLLLLLLILLSYNPRTPFVGLLQL; encoded by the exons ATGGATGATAGCCTGACAGAGACCATGGATGCAGATCCTCCAAAAGTAACATCCGCTGAAAATTGTAACACAAAAGGGGATGAAGTGAGTAGCATGGAGGAGGACACCTCAAGAACAGATGCCCCACAGGACCATCATGCCATAAGTGACAAGGATAATAGATTAAAAGATTTTGAAGTGGAGGGTAAACAAGATTGTGAAAAAAATAACAGGATGGTGAATGAAAGTGATGTTGAAAGCGTAGAAGTCCCAAGTAGTTCTGAGACTGGTTTAGAAAGTGAAAAGTCAAGCAATACAGTGGTTTCTGTAATAGAAAATGAAGTACATAATGCTGTAACGAATGGAGAAGGTGATAAGAGTAATGTGAACATAGAAACATGTGATTTATCTGTTAGTCAAAGTGAGGATGAAAATCAGATTGATCCCTTGTTAAGTACAGAAAGTGTTTTAACACAGAATCagggaagtaaagaaaatgaaaatgaagttgAGAATTGGgtaagtaaagaaaaagaagttgaaaatcagaaaaataaagagaaccagggaaatgaaaaatatcaGAGAAATAAAGGTGAAGCTAGTAAAGATCATGATAATGGTTCAGCAGGCTCTTCCAGAGACACTGATATTCAGTCACTTGAGCAGCATCCAGAAAATAATGATGGCACTGATATGCTAGAAAAAGAAACTGGTGATAATACTAAATCTACCTGTAGTGATTCTGGTAATGGTGTTGAAGATGCTAATGTGTCATCAGAGAACATGGACAATGAGGAATGTGATgtaatggaagtggaagtggagcaAGGAAATGGAAAGAAGAGCAGCTCACTAGAAAAAGATTCTGATGATCCTGAAAGTAAGGATGAGGAAGATATTGTCGAACTTCCAGTGTATAGAAAGCCAGCAGAAGTTGTGGATTTAGCCATTGAAGATGAAGGGGACAGCAGAGATACGAATAAGCCTTCCGATAAGAATAGTAGCAGTGAAGAATCTAACACAGAAGGAAATGGTAGAAGAATTAAGTTAAGATCTTTGGCTTCTTTAGTTGATACGCGAAGCGAAGAACCGTCAAATGTTTTGGGTCCTATGTCCCATCCTGAAACTCCAGCAATAGGAGAAATAGTTGAACATGGTGTAATTATTGGATCTGATGAGATGGGAGGTCTGCAGTTGCGAATCTCAAATGTAGTTGGAGGAGAGGACTGTATCACTGGACTCTCACTTGATGAAGATAGGGATTCTTTCTCCAATATCCAAATCTCATCAGTGACAACACTTATGGATCCCATGAGTCCAGAGGATCCAAATCTAGGTAAAGATGGTAGCACCTCAAAACCAGGGGAAAATGAGCATCTTGAAAAGGGAAGTTCTGACACACAGACAGCATCTGAGTCTGAAGTAATTGATGCTGATAAGACTTTTGGTTCCAGTGAGTCTCAGAAAGGCACATCAGAGATTGCAGATGGTGAAGTGAACACTGTGTCATCTGAAAATCTGTCGGTGCAAGATTCCGAGGCAAAAAATGCTGAAAAGTCTTCTGAGTCACGTGGCCCGAAAATTCGTCTTAGCAGTGCTGTCTCG GAGGTAGCAAAGGATACTGGGACCAATGATGAGGCAACCTGCCCTCCTAAGTGTGTGTATCATGTTCTTCGGAGTATATTAACAGTGAATAGGGAGTgtgtcatgtgtggcaaggtatgtatattattattattattattattattattattattattattattattattattattattattaatactattatcatacaaccccaggaccccatttgtggggcttctgcagctttga